tcagctgattgtgacattgacgagagggggagtgttgccaccgtagtgagtgcataatatacgtgggaacgaccgactcccgcctggatcagctgattaattattgatatgaccttgtgacatctttcaatgagttttaagtaaaatacaaaatatatttgtgtttatatcatccctccatttatcttgtggctatattatacttgaaagcaaagagtgataaaagtaagtacctgcctgatatcctgatctattgagtgtgaccttgccaaggataccacaattcaaccagtccactgacgtgttactggacaccgaaaaacaccagttggcgaccttgtggttaatagtaaagccctattgttggggtgggcacataacagttaagtgaacgagttgtgttcccactccttctcaatcagaggccggttgggattgactgggatacctctcctggcgtgcagtggcgccgcaaggatagagtgaagacccgcagggctacggtgagtgacattgAACATATCTGTTGCTCACCCGAGAGTAGAGTAAGagtaaaccccaacaatatatatatatatatatatatatatatatatatatatatatatatatatatatatatatatatatatatatatatatatatattccccctTCCAATTTGAACTGTTACTTCACTGTCTTATCCAAAAAGTTTTCTGTTTCGTCCTGCAGTTAATATGAGCATttgaatataaatattttttccaCCAAATACAATGCTGATAAAACTAGTATTGGAAACAAATCAAAGAAATTTACGTTCTTCATGATCCTTTAGTTTtgctataataataaattcaccaGAAAATTTTACTATTTCCTCCTTTCGGttcatataataatatatttcagGGTTAAACTATGGTCTTCATATAATCTAACAATAAAGTAATAGCATCTGAACTTACACTGATTCAACAACAGGCGGAGGTAGGCGAATGTAGCAGGAAAGGCGTAATTATGACCGTTGGTGTTGAGTGGGAAGCACGCGGACATGAGGATGGTCACAGCGGGCAGCACCACCAGCGCACCCAAGATGGCCGCCCACACCAGCGGCTCCCAGAGGGAACAGGAAGCCCCATGGGTTCACCTCTGACTGTCCTCGAGCTCCAAGGATTCTATTGTAGTCTATTAGGACAGGTTTTGTGAAGTCCACCACCTCAGCTCGAGCTGCACTTACCCCGAAGGGTCCGACACCCACATCTACTTCCTCATTTGAAAATAAAAGACATCCTTATCAGTAACACTATAACAACatgatgaccaacccacacatcagaagttggagaaacgacgacatttgggtccgtcttggaccaatgTCAAGTCGTGTGACAGAGAAGAGATcgtttgattgatgaagattaagccatccaagaggtggcatgggcgtgAGGAGCCCATAATGAGGAGagcttgttgttttagattcagctactcagaacaaaaagtgcCAAGCAACATGGGCTATAATGAGCCCGTCGtatttacctgacacaggagatgTGCTTGAGAAGAGTATGttccttttgttgttttagatttagctgctCAGCTAGAAATGTAGTAcgaactatggtgagcccgtaattgagttcagttATTCCCTATAACCTTGCTACTGTTATATTTGAGTCAGAGTttgaaatggaggtggggttcctcactTCTCTTTTTCTGTTCCACTTCTGTTTTAACGCTCTTGTTTTAGTCTTTTGTTTTATTTactttatcttggtggcggaaatAGACGCACATTATTCACTAGTGTGtccccattcttcaactgcttttctgaCCATTGTAGTTGCTGTGGATTTTGCATTTAATGCATCAGCTCTTGTtggatgaatgttgagtttgatgcgcagttacttcacattccagtaagtaatatAATAGCGGCGCCACTGTATCTGTTCTACAGATATgaaactctttaactattggggttattacctcccagcagcacttgtaaccaggtCTAAGTCTGTGTTTGGCtattgcaatgtctctggatatcttttttgccaggcttgaaagaggagtacccagtggcttgttcgtactatATCGCAGTAGGTCTTCAttgcgctactttggctctgtggcgaggtttgatagttgggagtattttcttattGAGTTGCTCCTTAATCTATGAAAAACTTGGAGAAATTTTtagctgtacaacaggtagagcaaaggcagtttttgctagtgagtctgccttttcattaccatctatgccaatgtgacttggtatccaatttagatgattggacagccctagattgtgtacTTCTTTTGCACGATGtaggatttctgtgatgagttgtatattatctttgtgctgactggataacaatgcctggagcaaagttttagagtcggtatgaatgataacAAGTAAGTTATTCTCAGATGCATAATTTATGGCCTCttgcagggcatataattctgtttgccatGTTAAGCAcccctattcatgctccagtaggattcatggttgttagtttaaactgctgccccagcagaatctCTTTCTTGGTCAATTGATCCACCAGTGTAGATATGAGTTATTGTCGGTCTTGAGATTGTTGTTCTTTGATTGATTTGTTCCTCtacgagtcacatgctgatttttaactggtaatcctttaatgattatctttagactcaaTTCTTCCATGGAGGAGACTGCCGAAAATGTTTATATGGTATatcttctcctttgtttctaaTGGTCCATTTTAAGTCCAATTTCTATTGAATattgaccagattatccgtccatgcactgTGCTATATTTAAGATTTCTATGAAGCTAtctgtgtatgctgtctttgattgacagtctggcattcttggttccaacaagttttggtgTTATAGTAGATATTCTTTCTTTGATCCTGTTTTTCTAAGGTTGGTAAGTTGGTTTTCATTCTACATTCTCTTaatgcgtccatataggtgctcccagcattgttctgagagcatcATTTAGTGACGCTTCCAATTTAtctcattggttatcactgagggatgtaagatcaGGAGCAGAGtggtcaatgagtgacctaactgcttgaacgaagtacattttgagtactggtagagatgcatcaTCTCTAAAACTtatcagggagcgcaaagctgagtttctggtgtTGCAACGTTGCCAAAGATATTcagtttcttgagtgaatttcaactggctgtctattatgGCACAAAGGTATTAAaacgaggtaacccactcaatttcgagtctttgtattgcgagtctgatgtccTGAGTTCTCATTCTTACGATCATTGCTTTGGTttatattgctgtttattttcactgcattGCATTCCGATTCCCAGCTGATGATGACTAGGCATTTTTGTGGATGGTTCCTGGCGTCTTTGCCATtggtgatgaccacaaagtcgtcagcATTGTTAAGCAGTTTGGCatttggtaacttgagcttcataaATTGtttcatgagacagttgaagagtatTCTTCAACTGGTATTAATATTACTTCCTGCGGAGTCCCATTTTCTATCCTCTTTGAGCAGCATTTTTTCCTTGAAATTTGACATTAGCTTCTTCGTTGAGCAGCCTTCCTTGTGtcaaaggcaagagcgtgtcaTTTGATTTTCCTTATCCTCCAGGCAACACAATGCAGCTGGATCATTGGCTAGCTCGAAgaattttttttaggtccagaaaaTAATGATTCCTGTTTGTCATTAATTTGAT
This DNA window, taken from Procambarus clarkii isolate CNS0578487 chromosome 7, FALCON_Pclarkii_2.0, whole genome shotgun sequence, encodes the following:
- the LOC123761425 gene encoding LOW QUALITY PROTEIN: glutamate receptor U1-like (The sequence of the model RefSeq protein was modified relative to this genomic sequence to represent the inferred CDS: deleted 1 base in 1 codon), with product MSASETLVAAEICAEILTVERTRFSQRPTLKLAAETTPLMTMVTQEDVQARQGEMVEFSGPMAYLVSYLAKALNFSYLYLRPPDGSWGLKREDGTWSGMLGMVIRQEVDVGVGPFGVSAARAEVVDFTKPVLIDYNRILGARGQSEVNPWGFLFPLGPLVWAAILGALVVLPAVTILMSACFPLNTNGHNYAFPATFAYLRLLLNQSKLKDHEERKFL